The following proteins are encoded in a genomic region of Corylus avellana chromosome ca4, CavTom2PMs-1.0:
- the LOC132177858 gene encoding 9-cis-epoxycarotenoid dioxygenase NCED6, chloroplastic: protein MQCSLQFTALPTTSSLKNPTEIYTPTTPKNPTPSPIFTSKILFNPSKRTVPLKTPPAPPSPPSFLPERKPLLIHQPVSTPQKLTYPPHLNPLQKLAASVLDLIEASLILPQEKNHKLPKTLDPAVQISGNFAPVQECPVQHGLEVVGEIPASLHGVYLRNGANPMYAPSGGHHLFDGDGMIHAVSLSSGNQASYSCRYTRTSRLVQEAAMGRPVFPKSIGELHGHLGLARLALFFARAGAGLIEGSRGTGVANAGLVYFSGRLLAMSEDDLPYHVKINGDGDLETVERFNFNNQLDCPMIAHPKVDPITGELHALSYNVVKKPYLKYFKFDTCRKKSRDVDISLQWPTMVHDFAITHNFVILPDHQVVFKLSEMIRGGSPVIYDKSKTSRFGVLPKADVDESRIQWIDVPNCFCFHLWNAWEEDDDDETIVIIGSCMSPPDSVFNESEVPIRSELSEIRLNMRTGKSTRRVIVPGMNLEAGQVNRQLLGQKTRYVYTAITEPWPKCCGIAKVDLSTGGVTKYLYGTKRFGGEPFYVPKNKIRNGSSVDDDEGFIVGFVRDEKSERSEMVIVEASSMKQVATVRLPARVPYGFHGTFVSAEDLKQQEPQPS from the coding sequence ATGCAGTGCTCTTTGCAGTTCACCGCCCTACCAACAACCTCTAGTCTCAAAAATCCCACTGAAATTTACACACCCACAACACCAAAAAATCCAACCCCCTCCCCAATTTTCACATCCAAAATCCTCTTTAATCCTTCCAAGAGAACAGTCCCCCTAAAGACACCACCAGCGCCGCCATCACCGCCATCGTTTCTGCCGGAACGCAAACCATTGCTCATACATCAGCCAGTATCCACCCCACAAAAACTCACGTACCCACCTCACTTAAATCCCCTGCAAAAGCTAGCAGCTTCGGTTCTAGACCTTATAGAGGCCTCACTCATATTACCGCAAGAAAAGAACCATAAACTGCCCAAAACGCTCGACCCGGCGGTTCAGATATCCGGTAACTTCGCCCCGGTTCAAGAGTGCCCGGTTCAGCATGGGCTTGAGGTGGTGGGTGAGATACCGGCAAGCCTTCACGGCGTTTACTTGCGGAATGGGGCTAATCCCATGTACGCGCCCTCAGGCGGACATCATTTGTTCGATGGGGACGGTATGATACACGCGGTTTCTTTATCCTCCGGGAACCAGGCAAGCTACAGCTGTAGGTACACGCGCACGAGCCGGCTCGTGCAAGAAGCCGCTATGGGAAGGCCTGTGTTTCCCAAGTCGATTGGGGAGCTGCATGGCCACTTGGGGCTGGCTCGGCTTGCGCTGTTCTTCGCTCGAGCCGGTGCCGGTTTAATCGAGGGCTCACGAGGCACAGGCGTGGCCAACGCAGGGCTGGTGTATTTCAGCGGCCGATTGTTAGCCATGTCAGAGGACGACCTTCCGTACCATGTGAAGATCAACGGTGATGGTGATCTTGAAACGGTGGAACGGTTTAATTTCAACAATCAGCTGGACTGTCCCATGATAGCCCACCCCAAGGTGGACCCCATAACCGGCGAGCTTCATGCACTGAGCTACAACGTGGTGAAAAAACCCTACCTCAAATACTTCAAGTTCGACACGTGCAGAAAAAAGTCACGTGACGTGGATATCTCGCTTCAATGGCCGACAATGGTGCATGACTTTGCCATAACACACAACTTTGTGATACTCCCGGACCACCAAGTGGTATTCAAGTTATCCGAGATGATTCGGGGCGGGTCTCCGGTGATCTACGACAAGAGCAAGACCTCCCGGTTCGGAGTTTTGCCGAAAGCCGACGTTGACGAGTCGAGAATTCAGTGGATTGACGTGCCCAATTGCTTTTGCTTCCATTTATGGAATGCTTGGgaggaagatgatgatgatgagactATCGTTATTATCGGGTCGTGCATGAGCCCGCCGGACTCGGTGTTCAACGAAAGCGAAGTCCCGATACGGAGCGAGTTATCGGAAATTAGGTTGAACATGAGGACCGGGAAGTCCACGCGCCGAGTCATCGTGCCGGGAATGAACTTGGAAGCAGGGCAAGTGAATAGGCAGCTTCTTGGGCAAAAGACTCGATACGTGTACACAGCAATAACGGAGCCGTGGCCCAAGTGTTGTGGCATTGCGAAGGTTGATTTGAGTACTGGCGGCGTTACCAAATATTTGTACGGGACGAAAAGGTTCGGGGGGGAGCCGTTTTACGtgcccaaaaataaaatacgtAACGGATCAAgtgttgatgatgatgaaggGTTTATAGTGGGGTTTGTGAGGGATGAGAAAAGTGAGAGGTCGGAGATGGTGATAGTGGAAGCTTCAAGCATGAAGCAAGTGGCTACAGTGAGACTGCCTGCTAGAGTTCCTTATGGGTTTCATGGTACATTTGTTAGTGCCGAAGACTTGAAGCAGCAGGAACCGCAGCCTAGCTAG
- the LOC132178601 gene encoding 3-ketoacyl-CoA thiolase 2, peroxisomal — MEKAINRQRVLLEHLRPSSSVYGSDSSISASACLAGDSAAYHRTAVFGDDVVIVAAHRTPICKSKRGGFKDTYPDDLLAPVLKALIEKTNLNPSEVGDIVVGTVLAPGSQRASECRMAAFYAGFPETVPVRTVNRQCSSGLQAVADVAAAIRAGFYDIGIGAGLESMTANPMAWEGSVNPKVKIFEQAQNCLLPMGITSENVAHRFGVTRQEQDQAAVESHRRAAAATASGKFKDEIIPVPTKIVDPKTGEEKPVTISIDDGIRPNATLSDLAKLKPVFKKDGTTTAGNSSQVSDGAGAVLLMKRSVALQKGLPILGVFRTFAAVGVDPAIMGVGPAVAIPAAVKAAGLELDDIDLFEINEAFASQFMYCRNKLGLDPEKINVNGGAMALGHPLGATGARCVSTLLYEMKRRGKDCRFGVISMCIGTGMGAAAVFERGDAVDELCNVRKVGSNSLLSRDAR; from the exons ATGGAGAAAGCCATCAACAGGCAGAGAGTTCTTCTGGAGCACCTCCGACCTTCTTCCTCTGTTTACGGCAGCGATTCCTCAATCTCC GCATCGGCATGTCTAGCTGGGGATAGCGCTGCGTACCACAGGACTGCGGTGTTTGGGGACGATGTGGTGATTGTGGC AGCGCACAGAACTCCAATTTGCAAATCCAAGCGTGGTGGTTTCAAGGATACTTATCCCGATGATCTCCTAGCACCGGTTTTGAAG GCATTGATAGAGAAAACCAATCTGAATCCTAGTGAGGTTGGGGATATTGTGGTGGGTACCGTGTTGGCACCGGGATCTCAAAGAGCAAGTGAATGCAGGATGGCTGCATTCTATGCTGGTTTCCCTg AAACTGTGCCTGTCAGGACCGTGAACAGGCAATGCTCGTCTGGGCTTCAGGCAGTTGCTGATGTGGCCGCCGCTATAAGAGCTGGATTTTATGATATTG GCATTGGAGCTGGCTTGGAATCAATGACTGCTAATCCAATGGCATGGGAAGGGTCTGTCAACCCAAAA GTAAAGATCTTTGAACAAGCCCAAAATTGCCTTCTCCCCATGGGTATCACCTCAGAAAATGTTGCACATCGTTTTGGTGTAACTAGGCAAGAACAAGATCAGGCTGCA GTTGAGTCGCATAGGCGAGCTGCTGCTGCAACTGCCTCTGGTAAATTCAAAGATGAAATTATTCCTGTGCCCACCAAG ATTGTTGACCCTAAAACGGGTGAGGAGAAACCTGTTACAATCTCTATTGATGATGGGATTCGACCTAACGCAACATTGTCAGACCTGGCAAAGTTGAAGCCTGTGTTTAAGAAAGATGGGACCACCACTGCAG GCAATTCTAGCCAAGTGAGTGATGGTGCTGGGGCTGTTCTCCTCATGAAGAGAAGTGTTGCATTGCAAAAAGGATTACCCATCCTTGGTGTATTCAG GACTTTTGCCGCTGTTGGTGTGGATCCAGCAATCATGGGTGTTGGCCCAGCTGTTGCAATTCCAGCTGCAGTCAAGGCTGCTGGTTTAGAACTTGATGATATTGACCTTTTCGAGATAAATGag GCATTTGCATCCCAATTTATGTATTGCCGTAACAAGCTAGGACTTGATCCAGAAAAGATAAATGTGAATGGAGGTGCTATGGCCCTTGGGCATCCTTTGGGTGCAACAG GCGCTCGCTGTGTTTCTACTCTATTGTATGAGATGAAGCGCCGTGGCAAAGATTGCCGCTTTGGAGTTATATCTATGTGCATAg GCACAGGAATGGGGGCAGCGGCTGTTTTTGAACGAGGAGACGCTGTTGATGAGCTCTGCAATGTCCGGAAAGTTGGAAGCAACAGTCTTTTATCTAGGGATGCTCGGTAG